The following DNA comes from Anopheles coustani chromosome 2, idAnoCousDA_361_x.2, whole genome shotgun sequence.
GTGCGACGGGGCGGCCTCCTCGTTGGCCACGATCGGTGGCAGCACGTTCTGCCGGAACTCGCCCATCACGTTGCCGGCCGGGTAGTAGTACGCGACCACGAACAGCTTGCCCGTCTTCGAGATCGACTTGCTGACGCCGAAGTATCGGCTGCCGCGCCACACCATCTGCGAGAAGTGGCCGGTGTTGACGTTCGTGTGCAGCAGGTGCGACTCCTTGAAGTAGTCGTACCGGCGGCTCGTGCTGTACCAGTAGGTGGCCACTTCCTGACCTGCGATGGGACGAGGAAAAGGGGGAAGGTGAAAGGATATACATTAACAggtgatgtgttttttttgttgtgtgaaTTCAAACAAATAGACGCTCTTTTTCTAAGTTAACACTAGAATTGCGGAGTTTTGACCGTGTGCAACTCTACCTCAACCATTACATTGTTTCCTGGAGTTTACACTATAAACTAAATATCATAATTTACTgttatgtttaatttaatttaatactaTTTCTTTTACAGAATTCAAGAACAAATGTACTTCAATCGGAAGTATATTGTTgtaaatttgcagttttaaaAAGCTCACTTGACATAGGTTTCATAAACGTCTGAGTCTGATTTGGGCAAGCAAATAGATTTTTGTACTGCCTTGCTCATTTAATAGTGTCTCAAATGTGTAATAATGGGCAGATTTATGTCTCGGGGTTTTGTTTATACTCTCGTTGCGAGGCGATTATTTGGAGTGCACCTTCTTCTAAAACATCtttgattcatttatttgaCACGAGTCGATGCAATTGAACCAAAGTTTTACTTATTATTGGCAAATTATTGATgatcacaatcacaaataacACATACGTAAACTTACCATCATTTAAGCAATTCAAACCTTaaaattttttgaaaacaataatgttttcttcggttttagaccaaaaattttacaaaactgtaaaaaagcagtgtgacaattttttgaaccattttctcGACTTGGCgggactgtgaaggggttaacaTACAAGTTACTATCTTTTTTCAAAGGTAGAAATTCTTTAaccgtaaaaataaaacatcttgCAAACTAGCCAAATTAATTGATATCATGTATTTCTTTTACATCTTAGAGATTGATTACAACATAAggtattttttattatcttgaggtatttaaaaacattttttattattttcttttgtttttctaaaccTGTTTTTTGTCTGAAATACTTAATACTTTGTCCGGAAACTTAAATATAATAAGACTTTATAAGCGCCTTTTTagagtttttgataaaaattgtAACTATTTTCACAAACGGCATTGTAAACCTCAAGAAGActatgaatatttataaaaaaccaaaccatataAATGCGTTTGTTTAACTCTAACTTTTATGCATTATTACATACTCTAGTTCGTCGGAAACGGCTAGTGAAAGAATGTTGAATATTTAGTTTTTATGAGACTGTTTGTCAAAAACTGCAGAAACCTCAAATAACCACCTAAATAGAAATGTGATAAATCAAAATTCTAAGCCAATAGATCAATCGCCTTGCTTACCGGAAAGATCCGTGAGCAGGCTGTTGGCCGGACAGCAGAAGATGTTCTGGCCGTAGTTGGTGCCGCTCTGGTAGTACAGCTCGTTGGTGCTGGCCAGATGGTTGGCCCACTGCTTGGCGTACTCGCACAGCTCAGAGGAGACGCTCAGGGCCGGCGCACCGTGCCGCATCCGGTACTCGTTGTGCCAGCACAGACACTCGAAGATAAACTCCTTGTCCATGACGATCTTCACCTTGGGCGAATCCTCGCCGCCCGCCGCCTCCCCACCGCCGTTGGCGCCGCCCTTCGCCGAACGCTCCTTGCGCTGCTCGGTTGGGGTGGCCTTCGGTAGCAGCGGTCTGTTGTCCAGCGCGTCCTGCGTTTGGCCCGTATCGTTGATGCTGATGTCATCCAGGCCGGCCACGGAGGCTGGCGGTGGTTTGCGGCCATTTTTGTTCAGATCGCATGCGGCCACCCGTTTCCGGAGGTTGGCCATCACTATCGCTTCCTCCCTGGGTAAATCAGAAAAGTAGGTAAGGAGTTTATAAAAGTTTATTTCCCAGCAAAGGTTTAGTTagtatttaattgaattgaagCTTAATGTTATAAATCTCAAGGAAAAATGCTTGTATCATTTATTTAACTTCTACTCGTATTGATAATTAATTATCACCAACGAACCCTCCCTGTCACCATACATCATTTCAATTAATTCCACACTTTCTCATCCTCGCTCGACCGAAGTAAACTCATGACCTTCACCTCACAAGACCAAAAAGTGCTCCAGCACAAGCACTTGCAACAATGGCTCCAAATAGTCTGGGAAGGTCTTATGGGGTCGGTCTCACTTGACCGTTTAGGAAAAACAATCTCTTCCTAGCACATCCTTGTGCACAAACGAGACACACGTTTATAGACCACAGCCTTGCTGTGCCATCGGTTTGAGGAAGGAAGTTCAAGTGCGCTGCGATTTGCTGTTCACTTTAAAGATCTTGAGATAGAGCgaggaaaaatgtttccccaaGGAGCAAGCACTTCCATCTCCATTGCGATATGACACACCATCGGCAAAGCTTGGCGACACTTGTGCACGGTAAGTGGAACGTCTTTACCCTTAGTTGGAGTTGAGCGAGCTTAGTGTTGTGGGGAAATTTATGGCTCCGATTAAATCATCGGTACTGGAGTGAATAATATATGAGCCTCCGTCGAAGCTTCGTATCGTACTGCCAAAGTCACGGTGAAAACTTTGGAAACTAGTAGGCTTTGGAAATGAGGATGCTGGACACGTGTCCTTGCCCCTTCGCCTCCGGGCGAAGATGAACGATATGGCACCAACTGACACACCGATGACAGGTGACGTGCAGTTGTGTCTCACTGCAGTGAATATAAATTGATTcctctgtttctttttccccacccCCTCTCCTGGTATTCCCAGGATCGGCGTCCTTCGCCTAGCAAGCTCTAATCCTTCCGGAAGGTCGGTAAGGCACAGCGGTAAGCTCGCGTGACACTTGGACACGCCGCAGTTCCGCAGGCCTCACGTTCCCCGGGAAAGGCCCCCGAGGCGTGGCAATGCGGCTCCGAGCACCGCATGATCGGCGTACGATTAAGGCTCCGGACTCGCGCCTTGCCTCAGCATTCTTATCTCTTTGATTTATGACTTATTTTCGACTTCACGGGTTCGACTCTTAACGGCTTTTCACGCACggcacgaaacaaaacactccCGAGTGCGTACCACCCGTTCGCTCCAGCAAGCCACAATCGCATGAATACAACAGCTTCTTGCTTGGTTCAGTACCATCCTGGCCCTTTTTCGTCCGCGGTTCCCGCATGCAATGGTGGCAAGAAAGCGTGGAATTATCATTAACATAAATTACTTTTAGATTAGGCGAGTTGTGTTTTCCCCTTCCTTTCCCTGAAGGTTGCGTTGTTCCTCGCTTCTTGCGCTCCAAATCACTATGAATCACTGTCCGGTTCAGCTTTTTTTAAGTGACCGAAGCAAAAGCAAATCTCCGTTTGAAGTTTTTTGCCCGAATGGACTCAATGTCGTAATCACATCAACGACTGCGGAAAATCATCCAAAAAATCGGATATAATTGTTGATTCGGAACGGTGTGCGggcttttttgtgtgtgtaaaGGTGAGCTCCAAACGAATTGCGAATTGCGAGAAATTATGGtttttactttgaaaacatttgtgAAATATATCTTAAAAAAATGGATATTTCTTTAACGATGATAATACTATCAGTGAGctttcgtttgttgtttttaaatatggtTGCTTTTATTTATCAAGTATCGGTTGTgccttaaaattaaaatttggcgaaggaaaataaatctgctcaatttaaaaacagcGTTATGAAAAATATGCACTGTACAAGTGTAAAATTAGATCACAAAAGATCTACACAAAACTATAGCCATAAGACACTATAACAGATACCGAgtataataataaattcatcatttTAATGACATATAATGAGCCAATACTTCTAGAAGCAATCAAATGGTGTAGGCAATTCTTTCCGTATTTTCGTACtattattttcacattttctgtcgtattttatttttccttctaatGACAAGCATTGCGACGACTTGGCCTACACCATTAATGTTGCCATCAATTTTCTTCCCGCTCGCTTCATGTACAGTTTTTCCGACGCATCTTGTGCCTCTAAATTGTGAAGAAAAGTTTCAGCCCACTTTACACAAACGGTGGGTGGGTGAATAGAAAATGGAAGGCAATCGGACGCTATCGCATCTCCGACCGACACTCCATTAGCCACACATTTAAGATTCCATTTAGTCATTCTTAAGTTTTTCCTGTCGGCTTACGTTTACGTTCGGTGGACCACTCTTCGAGCCGTGGCTGGTTCACCCAGGTCGCCAGGTTTTTCCTCAAAAGAAGCGGAAGAAAAGGCCCACCCGGACGCACCAGAGGGCACGAACGAGTGCCGACACGTGAGGAAAGCCCCAATAAG
Coding sequences within:
- the LOC131266095 gene encoding uncharacterized protein LOC131266095; translation: MALQKKLSSNDMELISINKVNNNGAGGSGPPSAGTDPNGNGLASIMTSGGAAGGYHAGGGGGGGGSNNNSVKMPSKKIQFSNPEFSITPIETIPGSTVKPAPSRRREEAIVMANLRKRVAACDLNKNGRKPPPASVAGLDDISINDTGQTQDALDNRPLLPKATPTEQRKERSAKGGANGGGEAAGGEDSPKVKIVMDKEFIFECLCWHNEYRMRHGAPALSVSSELCEYAKQWANHLASTNELYYQSGTNYGQNIFCCPANSLLTDLSGQEVATYWYSTSRRYDYFKESHLLHTNVNTGHFSQMVWRGSRYFGVSKSISKTGKLFVVAYYYPAGNVMGEFRQNVLPPIVANEEAAPSHLSRPPSAKDLENLSASH